In Glycine max cultivar Williams 82 chromosome 15, Glycine_max_v4.0, whole genome shotgun sequence, the DNA window GGGATATCCAataaggtcactgcaccccccatttacatacacaacatacaacgtatgaaacatggacaccatcaatgcactgaccgtggataattaaagattctaagtcatccccattcagagatgcttaaaactctttaactacACTTTTTCACCCACTAGGGATATCCAATAAGGTcattgcaccccccatgtacatacacaatatacaacgtatgaaacatgggcatcaTCAATGCtttgaccgtggataattaaagattctaagtcatccccctccagagatgcttaaaactctttaaccactctatttcccccaccagggatatccaacaaggtcactgcatcccccatgtacatacacaacatacatcatcacaatgacattttcaacatctcACCTTAATATCATTGTCTACATCAACATTGCCTAATCTCATTTCAATgaaattatcaacaacaacaacatcatatcatattaacataatctTCAATAACAACATAAACTCAAATCAACATAATAGTCAATGACAACATCATCTCACATCAATTAATATCCTCAATCATAATATCATTAGTAATTCTCATTTTGCATATACATACATGCATAGTTCATGCCtaagattcacactccccaggcTTCAGACCATACAAGTCTAATAGAAACTATAATGTTATACATTAATAATAGATATAttgcatcccattagtcaaaaacattgttttcttgaGAACCAGCATGTAACAGGAACATGCATACCTCCCCATAGTTAGGTTTCCTAacccccaactatggtattaaaaactgtaaatgataataaagtcccctcacctatcgtgagctctacGTCAGTTCCTCTTTGCGTTGCTCAAAGACTTCTCTCGTTCACGTTCGTCAGTCCAAATGCAAGGTTcgatataccaaattgaaggaaatttagtataaatttcaaaaacaaggttaataacaaTATTCAGAGTCAAATATCCTTGTCAAAGCAAAAAGGGCTGAGGGGTGTTTCGGATTCTTCTAAAAGGagatgtcattttgaaatttcgcTCACGCCAAGGTGATCAGGGTTCAAtgaaggtcacaaaaataacatcaatgttataaaaggataacttttacaatgtctcattttcaagtgtttttcaaaggaagtgtaaaaacaccctattacggtatccaaaacacaagagacactaagagaaactcaaactaactaggagagaggcttagaagtcaagattacctcagagaagctaTGAAATGAAAGATTGGGGAAATTTTCTCCACTGAATCCTTGAGGAGGATTCTAAGGATTCTGCTCCGATAACAACGTTCTTCTTGGTGTGGAGGTTCGACGACAAGCAATGGCGGCTCGTGGTGGTCAACAATGGTCATGGATGGTGGAGAAggaggtgttagggtttgggtggcgTTTGGAGAGGAGGAGAGGAGGAGAGGGGGGAAAATTGTGTTTTTCACGCTAAAGAAAgtatttataatctgcagaTCTCACTTAGCGAGCTCGTCTTGCTAAGCGGGAGTCCAATTTTTGTGCTTAGCGCGACAATTCATGCTGAGAGCAACTCCCTGTGCACTAATTATCGCTTAGCGTAATtccctctcgggttggaattATACTTAGCATGTTAATTCTCGCTCAGCGCAATTCCCTCTTAGGTTGGAATTACACTTAGCGCGCTCCTCGCACTTAGCAAGACATTCAAAGTTGCTATTTTCAAGATCCCAATGGTCAAACTATGGAGATTTGTCTTTGGAACCTCCAGCCAAAATTTGAAGACGATCCAACAATTAACGAATTCGGGATCGCGATTTTACtgaaataggtttaggtaaaatttgaaatctcataatttcaacttaactcaacaaaaatccacataactcaacattcacatcaagaaattcacataTGACTAATTCAATacatacctcaactcattcaagtcaaccatataatcaaataacacgataaatacaattaaacattgatttataattagtaatatttcaaGGTGTTACAATTGTGGAATTTATGGTttagtattttgttttattatgttgttaaaatttttaattggtatgttataggtattttgttattatttttatatgaagtaaacTCTTATAAGTCTGCATGTCGAGTCCATGAGTTACATCTATGGAGATCCCATAAGTCTATGTAGACTTTCAAGTTCAAGAACATTGTAAACAACACATAAACATGccattagattattttttacgAGAAAATGTAGgaatattattgtaattaatgtTTTGAGATTTAGTGAACATAAGAATCAATTTTGTGATCAGAGTAGTGAATGAGAACATTTCGAGACTCGCCTCGGATCCAAACTTCGCAAAAACATGGATGAACACCAATGTCATTTTATACTACCTTGTAAACAGcattatccttataattatcaaCAATGGGGTGATACCCTCGAACAACTCAAACCTAATGAAGCAAATGTTGTTAGTGATTTTGATCATGCAGAACATATTCAACACTACTTCTCTAGGCAACAATACCAAGGTCTCAACAATGCATTCCATAAAAGTTCACAAAGACTCTAAAACTTCGTTCTTTGCATGCTTTATGTCTTCCTTGTCACTTCATTGGTTTGATGGCTTCCGTCGTGGTTGTCGCCACTGCACCCAAACTCATCCATCTTGATCCCACTATAGTGGCTACTTCATGTTACCCGCCTTGGACAACATAGAGACATTAGggttttatttgtgttttttgtggcaatttgagttcattattgtgaaatagaaaatatctctttagaagggggggttgaatagtgtgttggATAATTATGAAAGTTTGTCATAATGAgtgattttcttaaataaatatgccaaaaacaaagttttgagagTATCGTCCAATGAATGAAAACACAACTTTGTTAAGAGAAACATAAATTATCATCTAATGCTAGTAAAATAGGTTTTCACAAAGATTTTCCAATGCAGACTTGTGTGACAAAGTGTGTCAAAATAAGCACAAGAGAATACAAGTCAAATAGTTGTAGAGAGGAGTAGAAACACTTAGGTTTATACTAGTTTACTCAAACTGAGCTACATCCAGATTTCTTATAAAGGGTTCTACTAATCAAAACATGATTACAAACAAGCATTATGACTTGCCACACTCGGCTACAATAGTATTCTCTAGGCCACTTTTGGTACACTTGTTAGGCTTCCCTTGAATCTAAGAACACCCAAATGTTGTTTAACCTTAAGTCACTCTTGGATTTTAGAAACAACATAGGTTTGAAATGAATACACAGATTCAAAACACTCAAAAAGTGTATAAGCACTTAAGCGCTAATACAATCAATTGACTTTTCAGAGAAAAGGATAATGATTTCAACAAAATGTTGTATCATCCAATGACTTGACAAAATCTCAGGACTTCAAATTCACTGGcttgtttttctcttcatttttttgtgtattCATAGAAGTGCTTGAATCACCTTTTATAGACTTCAAAGAAGAGATTTGTTATGGGATTTGAGCCTTCCTTGATATGATTATTGTCTCACGGTTGGTGGCTTGTGCACTGTGTCACTTACTTGAGGTGAGAAAAGGAATAAAAGTACAGATGATTGCATGTCCACCTCTCTTCAACGATAATGACCTTTGAGAAATATTCTCTTCTGATTTCTTATTTACTCTTCTACTATGTCTTTACATACTTGAAATTCTAacattaacatttaaaataagagaGACAAAGTGTAAGAGAGTTGGTACAAACACTTCTCTTTTTAGCTAACCTTAATCGAACAAGGTTGGACATCACTTATACTTAATATAAAATTCCTTGTGTGAGTTATTAAGTCCATTGGACATGTGTTTAAAGGCACAATGTATAGACTCTAGTTTTCACAAATGATTGAATGCTTGAAACAAGTTCTAGTTATGAATGAACGATAACTAATAAAAGCATAAGATAGAGAATCATTACTACATGTGctcataaaaataccaaaagtGCTAGGATCAAGTGGGGATTATGTTCAATTTGAATTGAGTTCCTAATTATTGTGTTGCTTATGGGATGAAATTGAGTTCCAATTTGAATTATTCAATTACGTTTCATTTTAACTTGGCACATTATATATGGGATTGGACATACAAGTGTTTTACAATGAAGTAAATTTTGACGGATTTTAACCACCACAAagagttataaaaatattagtgaaACTAGCGTTGTGACATTATTTAATGGCAAAAAATAATGCTAGGGACCAAAAGTGGTGATGGaagaaaatatacaaaaatgtttAATAATGATAACTAAATCataatttgtgtgtgtgtgtgtcagtgtgtgcgtgtgcgtgtgtgtgcACACATGGGtgtgcatgtgtgtgtgtgcgtgtgcgtGTGCGCGTgtataactaaattattttggacatggttaatataaataaagtaacaaatgattttgaattaatatgaaattttgcacATATGATTTATGTGAAAGGAACCTTTCAATCCAACAATaagttttacaaaaatattatttagttaaaaattatagaatagTGTAATAATTGTCAAAGTTATACCagtgtaattatatatatatatatatatatattatcataataTTATTCGATTCacctcaaatataaaataagacaaGACATAAACTATATGTGAGATTATCTAACATGTGCCCGGTATAAGAGTTTATCATTCTCTATCCTATTTTACTGCCGTCCAACTTCTTATAATTTATCTTGTTGGTATTTTGAAGTTTTGTAAAGTAATGAGACAAACCAGtagaataagattttttttattggattcttatagaaaataaaagtaccaACACATTTAACTAACCTAAAATTTATTAGATCCAAagtaaatttggagcaaaagACAAAGCTTTGCAACAGTGTTGCAAATAACATTCATAGTTATGTATTAATTTTCTCCATCCCAAAGGTCAACAATAAATTTTGTTGGTCCGATCTTGCTCAACTGATGCTGCTTCACCTGATCAATCTTTTCATTGTCATATTTGTTGAGTGACCAATCAAATATTTCCAAATTTTGCTTCATTCTTTCTTTGTTGTAGCTCTTAACGGCAATAGTAACTCCTAACTCATACAACCATCTAAGAGATACCTATTGCATCGAAGAGGACTACGTCAATGTTGGCTCAATACATAGATAAACATTTGTTAATAACAAACAACAGATACACTTATTATGTAATATTGAtgtacttctttttattttggttaaattaatatttttttcatttaatttattttttagttttaagttgGTCTTCTTATTATTAAggttatattttacaaaattagctGAAAAGTTAACTGAAAACAAGAAAGCTAATTAGAAGCTAAAAGCTAGAAGCTGGAAAGCTAACTTATATCTATTCGATAAAATTAGATGTTGAAATAGTTAAAAAGTGAgaaatgattgaaaaataataaaatcatgatctatttaaaaatgataactagaaaattagataaatatattgagaataaaaatgaaaaaaaaatataaaaactacttACTAGAAGCTAATGTTTTAAGAAACACTATTccaaataatgttttaaaaaatgctagAAGCTACTAAACTAAATTGATTTATCGAACCGTTAAACAAACTATTTAGCTggtaaaaaaaagactaaaaatgagCTGAAATATCTTGTCAAACATAACCTAAAAGATCCAATTAGGacctatcatttttaaaaaaggattgaattaactccttttatttttaaaagtttcaattaagtaatttatttttttaaaatgggaTCAATTTAGTCTCGtttaaaatcaacttttttccttttttttaatttcaaggcaaatggaagaaaaaagaggaccagattaaacatattttaaaattaaatgaccttattaaatcttttaaaagtaaaacaacCTAAttgaactatttttaaaaattataggatctaataaaacattttaattataataagattAAATTGAACTAGCGGATtagaacttttatttattaCGTAATTAGTGTTTATCATTATGCaccattaagttttttattaacTACGTATTCTTTCCTTTGTTGTGCATATGTAGTATCACCCATGTTTCTTCTTccaataaattaacaataaagtGTTTATTTCTGGAGCCATAGACATGTACAGTTTTGAATATTCCTCATGTTAAACTAAATTCTGTGATAGTTGATTGAAGAAGGAAGTTGAAGTAAGAAATCGATACCTGAGCTGAAGATTTGCCATGAGCCATTGCAATTTCCTTCAGCAATTCATTGTCCACAACATTATCGGAACCCCACATGCACCCCGTTGATCCTAAAGGAGAATATGCAGTTATGATTATACCTTTTGCCTGACAGTATTCTTTCAACTTCTTTTGTTGCCAAGTAGGATTCATCTCAACCTTTTTGATGATATAAAGTGAGCAAAAGTGGGTTGATCAAGTTTAATTGGTCTAAATTGAAAGGTAAAAAATATATCCAATAGGAGTTTATGGGCTTACTTGATtgatagaaggaggaatagTAGCAAATGAGAGCAAATTTTCAAGTTTGTTGCAACTAAAATTGCTGACTCCAATGCATTTTGTAAGACCTAGCTTTTGGCATTCCTCCATTGCTTTCCATACACCCTTTAAGTCAAATGATGTTACGGCCTCTTCAGGataaggaaattcccaatctcCAGGCTTCACAGCAATGGGCCAGTGGATCAAATAAAGATCCAAATATTCCAACTTTAGAGACCTACATTAGTTTTGGGTCCCACGTTGAAAATTTGCTTTAGTATATTATTCAAATGGATGTAATGTTATATTCATTAATGGGCACATGATGGCCAAAATTAAACAGAGTTAGGATGACAATTCTATACAAATTTTATAGGTATTTGCAAAACATAGTCGCAATCTcgttcaattaaaataaatttaagagtCTAGAAGTTATCTaccaaaaattaatatgaataagTATCGATATGGACACCATAGTACTTAATTTGTTtcatacctatatatatatatatatatatatatatatatatatatatatatataatcaaaatatcttatatatataattacaatatattgtgggcttttattattttatttatttattaataatgttattcataAATATAGTGTTTTTGCATTTTACTCAAGTTTACTTTTTGAATTACTGAAAACGGTACTCAAATGTGGATTTGGTTTTTCTTGGTCAAATGTTAGTTACTTCTACACAAATGGCATTTCTTAATTggaatacatacatatatatatatatatatggagtaATTCTAGAGCCCAAaagttatttacatttgtagttgtaattcatttattaaaaaaattagagaaacaGTAAAACCTGGACAAATTATATTAccaactaaaataaaatgattgtcACCCTAATAAATTCCATCTTGGAACATACAAAACAATAACAACTTAATTTCTTTGGGTCATATGaactattatatttctttttagtaTCGTACTATGGATTATCAAAGCTATTGATGTGATTGGTGGCGTTGTTATGCTCACACATCCTCAAATGAAACTAACAATATGAAGAAACTATGCAACTCATTATTTGAAGATTATCAAAGCTAAAATCACTGGATAGTGGAAAATTCAACATTCACAGGTAAATAAcaataagttaaattttaatagttttagtgacaataatttagttaataattatGACTCATTTATCAATGATACAAAAGACGCAAACAAAGCTTGAGTTAAATCTCTACTGTGAAGAAAAGGTAGCTTATCTTTGACATCTTTACAACACataatttttaacaatattttttccttagttattaatttttttataacatttaaaaaatatcgtcaaatataaataaatattattaatatatttttgtgatattttatcaaatgttaTGTATAGTCGAAGTCGCTAAAACCTTTAACAacataaattatacaaaacatttgataaaatattatgaaaatatattattaatattatttattcatatttgatgacatttttaaatattataaaaaaaattaacaacattcttatgaaatgttagaaaaaaatgttattaattaaatatcatgtgtgtaataataatataaaaaatattattaaagatcACATGATGTATAAATAGTGACATTCTTTGATGGTGGAAAATATGAATATTGATAATGGGAAGGGTAatgcactactagaaaaatgctAAATAATGACCAAAAACAGCACCCAACAAAAGTTGGTGACCATAGCAAATTTTATCGACCGAAAATTCATTTGTCCAAATCAGCAACTGAATTGGCAACCGATATCTCAGTAGCAACTCAGATAGTTGCAATACggtttaaactttttaaaatgtaatttggaGAAAATGGCTActgattgtaattaatacttattttggtATCCTTGTTTAAAATAACACACTTGACCTACAGATCCATACCCATTCTTGCTACATATACTTTACTTAAGTGTAAAATCAGTAATAAAgtattaattaaagatttttcagcaatttgttaaaaaaagatttttctacaaatgaattgaaaaatcgTTGTTTAATCATCCAAAACACGGCATTaggatataatatataatttaacgtAGTCATACTAATCGAATGTAAtgtcacaattcttaaaattGTGATTAATAAAATTCAAGAATAACTAATTAATAGACTTTGACAAAATGTATTAGTACTCTCGAAGacctaaaaaaatacatattgaCACTAATAAGTTTATAATTACATTATAAACacgaaatatataattatatatgtgtgtgtaatattttaattaaataattatgtatatacATTGACTTTAAGTTATaggaaatattttaattaaattatatatatgtgtgcgcGGGTACCCGCATGTATGGGCCTGATGATATTATAGTACCCATACTTGCATTAATTCTcattaaattttgtgaaaaaatccCCAAGGTGAACACACCCTATTGAGCTAGTCTTCTTGAGGGTATCCATAGGGTCTAGGTAAATTTCCATCCGTAGGTCTTGAAGTTTGTCATtagttttaatcaattttaaaaattagaacaatCCATTAAAGAATGATTATATATGCTAAAGGATTATGTTACAAAAAAATTTTGGAGAGTACAAGGTAGAATTGTCATCCTAGTGGGAAAAAAATAGGATCAAGTATCCAATAGAGAATAAAATTGCCAATAACATTTTCGAGAGTACAAATGAGAATAAAATtccaaaacaaattcaatacaaaaatattgtttcatgtACATACAAAGCAAGggacattaaatataatttttataaaaagaaatgctTATAGAAAGATATGATAATACTCCCTTGctaaaataagattaaattatgattttattcttctttaattttaaatatataattttggtcccCTTATATATAAATCaggacattta includes these proteins:
- the LOC100788544 gene encoding NAD(P)H-dependent 6'-deoxychalcone synthase is translated as MSSSNIPHVVLQSSSNHHRMPVIGFGTASMSPPSTTRVAVLEAIKLGYRHFDTASIYGSEQPLGEAIAEALQLGLIGSRDELFITSKLWCTDNFPHLVLPALQKTLRSLKLEYLDLYLIHWPIAVKPGDWEFPYPEEAVTSFDLKGVWKAMEECQKLGLTKCIGVSNFSCNKLENLLSFATIPPSINQVEMNPTWQQKKLKEYCQAKGIIITAYSPLGSTGCMWGSDNVVDNELLKEIAMAHGKSSAQVSLRWLYELGVTIAVKSYNKERMKQNLEIFDWSLNKYDNEKIDQVKQHQLSKIGPTKFIVDLWDGEN